A single window of Aquarana catesbeiana isolate 2022-GZ linkage group LG10, ASM4218655v1, whole genome shotgun sequence DNA harbors:
- the LOC141111305 gene encoding DNA fragmentation factor subunit alpha-like: MKRCVLSVRGTRERHGVAASSLQELHDKALKVLNVDPTKEPVTLVLAEDGTIVEDEDYFLCLPEDTEFLILQGNKKWAPTSVDGGTAWLARESVELDDVDGPGTPRWKVLAAQLRENLSNIILFAESDFQTLIDVKTEELSKEVAMSLKKTEMLQDTLQGLLDRREEERQCKELLQLYLVAVGKDDVDGSRLPGASQKMAEADNEEEGASQKTQLPSQVLRILKEKKMPHLSLSNEQLEAVCAQDSGTLSADLNISLQDAQQMQTGCQEQLDLRLEQVQCMNSLASKSQNKRKYLP; encoded by the exons ATGAAGCGCTGTGTGCTGAGTGTGAGGGGCACCCGGGAGAGACATGGGGTGGCCGCCTCTTCACTGCAGGAGCTGCATGACAAAG CATTAAAAGTCTTGAATGTGGACCCCACGAAGGAGCCGGTCACTCTGGTCCTGGCAGAAGATGGGACGATTGTGGAAGATGAGGACTATTTTCTCTGTTTACCTGAAGACACAGAGTTCCTGATTCTTCAAGGAAACAAGAAATGGGCTCCAACCTCAGTAG ATGGAGGCACTGCATGGCTGGCCCGGGAGTCGGTAGAGCTGGATGACGTTGATGGCCCTGGAACGCCAAGGTGGAAGGTATTGGCTGCACAGCTGAGGGAGAACCTGTCTAACATCATTCTATTTGCAGAGTCAGACTTTCAG ACTCTGATAGATGTAAAAACAGAGGAACTCAGCAAAGAGGTGGCCATGTCACTCAAAAAGACAGAAATGCTGCAGGATACACTTCAAGGGCTCCTGGACCGCCGGGAAGAGGAGCGTCAGTGCAAGGAGCTTCTTCAACTGTATTTGGTGGCTGTGGGGAAGGATGATGTAGATGGCTCTCGGCTTCCAG GGGCATCACAGAAAATGGCTGAAGCAGATAATGAGGAGGAAGGGGCAAGCCAAAAAACTCAGCTCCCCAGCCAAGTACTTCgaatattaaaggaaaaaaaaatgccacatcTCAGCTTATCAAATGAACAGCTGGAA GCTGTTTGCGCTCAGGACTCGGGCACCTTATCAGCGGACTTGAACATCAGTTTGCAGGATGCCCAGCAGATGCAGACGGGGTGCCAGGAACAGCTAGACCTGCGTCTCGAGCAAGTGCAATGTATGAACTCTCTGGCAAGCAAATCTCAGAACAAGAGAAAATATCTTCCCTGA